A window from Apium graveolens cultivar Ventura unplaced genomic scaffold, ASM990537v1 ctg5143, whole genome shotgun sequence encodes these proteins:
- the LOC141702452 gene encoding cysteine protease XCP2-like has translation MTLFSSPLTLLILCFFWANFACDALAPDYSIMGYSSDDLKCNLKLNHLFESWGAEHGKTYESIEHKLHRFEIFKDNLMHIDETNKRISNYWLGLNEFADLSHAEFRNRYLGLNVDYFMRQDYSSPEDFIYKDVVNFPKSVDWRKKGAVTNVKNQGSCGSCWAFSTVAAVEGINQIVTGNLTSLSEQQLVDCDTSSDNGCHGGLMEHAFTYIMTHGGLHKEEDYPYIMKEGTCDENKDETEVVTINGYHNVPKNNEESMLKALAHQPISVAISASGRDFQFYSGGVFDGFCGFRLDHGVTAVGYGTAKDMDYIIVKNSWGSKWGEKGYIRFRRNIGKPQGICGIYTLGSFPTKY, from the exons ATGACACTTTTTTCATCACCTCTGACTTTACTCATTCTTTGCTTTTTCTGGGCAAATTTTGCCTGCGATGCATTGGCTCCTGACTATTCTATTATGGGTTATTCCTCGGATGATTTGAAATGTAATCTTAAACTGAATCATCTTTTTGAATCATGGGGAGCAGAGCATGGCAAGACTTATGAAAGTATTGAACACAAGTTGCATAGATTTGAGATTTTTAAGGACAACCTGATGCACATTGACGAAACAAACAAGAGAATTAGCAACTACTGGCTTGGATTGAATGAGTTCGCTGATTTAAGCCATGCGGAGTTCAGAAACCGGTATTTGGGCCTCAATGTCGACTACTTCATGAGGCAAGACTACTCAAGTCCTGAAGATTTCATTTACAAAGATGTTGTGAATTTTCCCAAGTCTGTGGACTGGAGAAAGAAAGGAGCTGTCACTAATGTCAAGAACCAAGGTTCATGTG GAAGTTGTTGGGCATTCTCAACAGTGGCTGCTGTCGAGGGAATAAACCAAATTGTGACTGGAAATTTAACATCATTATCTGAGCAACAACTAGTTGATTGTGACACCTCTTCCGATAATGGTTGCCATGGAGGTCTCATGGAACATGCATTCACCTACATCATGACTCATGGTGGGCTTCATAAAGAGGAAGACTACCCTTATATCATGAAAGAAGGCACTTGTGATGAGAACAAG GATGAAACTGAGGTCGTGACTATTAACGGGTACCATAACGTACCAAAGAATAATGAGGAGAGCATGTTGAAGGCACTTGCACACCAGCCCATAAGTGTGGCTATCTCGGCTTCTGGACGTGATTTCCAATTTTATAGTGGT GGTGTATTTGATGGGTTTTGTGGATTCCGGCTTGACCATGGAGTGACTGCAGTTGGATATGGAACAGCAAAGGATATGGACTACATCATTGTTAAGAACTCATGGGGATCAAAGTGGGGAGAAAAAGGCTACATTCGATTTAGGAGAAATATCGGCAAGCCTCAAGGCATTTGTGGAATATACACATTGGGATCTTTTCCTACCAAATATTAA